The following are from one region of the Novosphingobium humi genome:
- the rpsO gene encoding 30S ribosomal protein S15 encodes MTITAEKKQELIADNAQHAGDTGSPEVQVAILTTRIVNLTEHFKTHAKDNHSRRGLLQLVNKRRTLLAYLKKKDVARYNALIAKLGLRK; translated from the coding sequence ATGACGATTACCGCTGAAAAGAAGCAGGAACTGATCGCTGACAACGCCCAGCACGCTGGCGACACCGGTTCGCCCGAAGTGCAGGTTGCGATCCTGACCACGCGCATTGTCAACCTCACCGAACACTTCAAGACCCACGCGAAGGACAACCACTCGCGTCGCGGTCTGCTTCAGCTGGTCAACAAGCGTCGCACGCTGCTGGCCTATCTGAAGAAGAAGGATGTGGCGCGTTACAACGCTCTCATCGCCAAGCTGGGCCTGCGTAAGTAA
- the pnp gene encoding polyribonucleotide nucleotidyltransferase — protein MFDVKTVSLEWGGKTLTLETGRIARQADGAVLATYGETVVLCAVTAAKSVKEGQDFFPLTVHYQEKFSAAGRIPGGFFKRERGATEKETLVSRLIDRPVRPLFPEGFYNEINVIAQVMSYDGETEPDIVAMIAASAALTISGVPFMGPIGAVRVGFKDGEYQLNPSMSQVAEGRLDLVVAATGNAVMMVESEAKELSEDEMLGAVMFAHDECRKVVNAIIDLAEKAAKEPWEIDLSDNTADMKAKLKKLVGKDIAAAYKLTDKSARSNALNEVRAKAKAAYADESPQTQMVAIKVTKKLEAEIVRTAILKDGKRIDGRTTTQIRPIESMVGFLPRTHGSALFTRGETQSICTTTLGTKDAEQMIDGLDGLSYQNFMLHYNFPPYSVGEVGRFGAPGRREVGHGKLAWRALHPVLPAKEDFPYTIRVLSDITESNGSSSMATVCGGSLSMMDAGVPLVRPVSGIAMGLILEGDEFTVLSDILGDEDHLGDMDFKVAGTSEGITTMQMDIKVAGITQEIMAQALAQAKEGRAHILGEMLKALGEARTELSAHAPRIETISIDKSKIRDVIGTGGKVIREIVATTGAKVDIDDEGIIKISSSDLGQIEAAKAWILGIVEEAEVGKVYKGKVVNIVDFGAFVNFMGGKDGLVHVSEMKNERVEKPTDVVKEGQEVFVKVLEIDQRGKVRLSMRVVDQETGAELEDTRPPREPREPRGEGRGDRGGDRRPRGGDRDRGPRREGGRDGGRDRGPRRDREEGGNPDHMPAFLKSED, from the coding sequence ATGTTCGACGTTAAGACCGTATCGCTGGAGTGGGGCGGAAAGACCCTCACCCTCGAAACCGGCCGTATCGCCCGTCAGGCTGACGGCGCTGTTCTGGCCACCTATGGCGAAACCGTGGTGCTTTGCGCCGTGACTGCCGCCAAGTCGGTGAAGGAAGGCCAGGACTTCTTCCCGCTGACCGTCCACTATCAGGAAAAGTTTTCGGCTGCAGGCCGTATTCCCGGTGGTTTCTTCAAGCGCGAGCGCGGCGCGACGGAAAAGGAAACGCTGGTTTCCCGTCTGATCGACCGTCCGGTCCGCCCGCTGTTCCCCGAAGGTTTCTATAACGAAATCAACGTCATCGCTCAGGTGATGAGCTATGACGGCGAAACCGAACCCGATATCGTCGCGATGATCGCCGCCTCGGCCGCGCTGACCATTTCGGGCGTGCCTTTCATGGGCCCCATCGGCGCGGTGCGCGTGGGCTTCAAGGATGGCGAATATCAGCTCAACCCGTCGATGTCGCAGGTGGCTGAAGGCCGTCTCGACCTCGTGGTCGCCGCCACCGGCAATGCCGTGATGATGGTGGAATCGGAAGCCAAGGAACTCTCGGAAGACGAGATGCTGGGCGCCGTGATGTTTGCGCATGATGAATGCCGCAAGGTGGTGAACGCCATCATCGATCTGGCCGAAAAGGCCGCCAAGGAGCCTTGGGAAATCGACCTGTCGGACAACACCGCCGACATGAAGGCCAAGCTCAAGAAGCTGGTGGGCAAGGACATCGCTGCTGCCTATAAGCTGACCGACAAGTCGGCCCGCTCGAACGCGCTCAATGAAGTGCGCGCCAAGGCCAAGGCCGCCTATGCCGACGAATCGCCCCAGACCCAGATGGTCGCCATCAAGGTGACCAAGAAGCTGGAAGCCGAAATCGTGCGCACCGCCATCCTCAAGGACGGCAAGCGTATCGACGGGCGCACCACCACGCAGATCCGCCCGATCGAATCGATGGTCGGCTTCCTGCCCCGCACCCATGGTTCGGCGCTGTTCACGCGCGGTGAAACGCAGTCGATCTGCACCACCACGCTGGGCACCAAGGACGCCGAGCAGATGATCGACGGTCTTGATGGCCTGTCGTATCAAAACTTCATGCTGCACTATAACTTCCCCCCCTATTCGGTGGGTGAAGTGGGCCGCTTCGGCGCCCCCGGTCGCCGCGAAGTGGGCCACGGCAAGCTGGCATGGCGCGCGCTGCACCCGGTGCTGCCCGCCAAGGAAGACTTCCCCTACACGATCCGCGTTCTCTCGGACATCACCGAGTCGAACGGTTCGTCCTCAATGGCCACCGTCTGCGGCGGTTCGCTCTCGATGATGGACGCCGGTGTGCCGCTGGTGCGTCCGGTTTCGGGCATCGCCATGGGCCTGATCCTTGAAGGCGACGAGTTCACCGTGCTGTCCGACATTCTGGGTGATGAAGATCACCTGGGCGACATGGACTTCAAGGTGGCCGGCACGTCTGAAGGCATCACCACGATGCAGATGGACATCAAGGTCGCGGGCATCACGCAGGAAATCATGGCGCAGGCTCTGGCTCAGGCCAAGGAAGGCCGCGCGCATATCCTGGGCGAAATGCTCAAGGCCTTGGGTGAAGCGCGCACCGAACTGTCGGCGCATGCTCCGCGCATCGAAACCATCAGCATCGACAAGTCGAAGATCCGTGACGTCATCGGCACGGGCGGCAAGGTGATCCGCGAGATCGTGGCCACCACGGGTGCCAAGGTCGACATTGATGATGAAGGCATCATCAAGATCTCGTCGAGCGATCTGGGCCAGATCGAGGCCGCCAAGGCCTGGATTCTGGGCATTGTGGAAGAAGCCGAAGTCGGCAAGGTCTACAAGGGCAAGGTCGTCAACATCGTCGATTTCGGCGCTTTCGTGAACTTCATGGGCGGCAAGGACGGTCTGGTCCACGTGTCGGAAATGAAGAACGAGCGCGTGGAAAAGCCGACCGACGTTGTGAAGGAAGGCCAGGAAGTCTTCGTCAAGGTCCTCGAGATCGACCAGCGCGGCAAGGTCCGCCTGTCGATGCGCGTCGTCGATCAGGAAACCGGCGCCGAGCTGGAAGACACCCGTCCGCCCCGCGAACCGCGCGAACCGCGTGGTGAAGGCCGTGGCGACCGTGGCGGCGACCGCCGTCCGCGCGGCGGCGACCGCGACCGTGGTCCGCGCCGCGAAGGCGGCCGCGATGGTGGCCGTGACCGTGGCCCGCGCCGTGACCGTGAAGAGGGGGGCAACCCCGATCACATGCCGGCTTTCCTGAAGTCGGAAGACTGA
- a CDS encoding GGDEF domain-containing protein: MTSHDPNLSRRPSKGLLGWLRGAGREEDRPQEDESPDTAVMLDPRHLARSQLLTDIADFLLAHDLEINPITLGVAHNYLTGGDGSMTRSIDQRIQSRQPLTLEWIELILRENGSDQSEFLNRLMNRLESNIEAFDRTSTAAKTAASEYGDALSAHVDGLEEMKPANVAANTGELVQELVSIARTMLERTASLERDMARSMLETRALRRSLEQARRSAEEDHLTGLPNRRAFEHRFAAEFAGARDAGDQLAVAFCDIDNFKRINDEHGHEAGDRVLRNVASALTRISDDRCHVARHGGEEFVVLLRGRSLHQAWELLDDARAALAERRMVNRATDMPIGKVTFSAGIADVFSFADSRAALRAADRALYRAKAEGRNRVIVAEPSPEERARNRPVSK, encoded by the coding sequence ATGACCTCGCATGACCCGAATCTTTCGCGGCGCCCGTCCAAAGGGCTGCTTGGCTGGCTGAGGGGGGCCGGCCGCGAAGAGGATAGGCCGCAGGAGGATGAAAGCCCCGATACCGCGGTCATGCTTGATCCGCGCCATCTGGCCCGCAGCCAGTTGCTGACCGACATCGCCGATTTTCTTCTGGCCCACGATCTGGAGATCAACCCGATCACGCTGGGCGTGGCGCATAATTACCTGACCGGCGGCGATGGCTCGATGACGCGCAGCATCGATCAGCGCATCCAGTCGCGCCAGCCCCTGACGCTGGAATGGATCGAACTGATCCTGCGCGAGAACGGCAGTGATCAGAGCGAATTTCTTAACCGGCTGATGAACCGCCTCGAATCAAACATCGAGGCCTTCGACCGAACCAGCACCGCCGCCAAAACGGCCGCCAGCGAATATGGCGATGCGCTTTCGGCCCATGTCGACGGGCTGGAGGAAATGAAGCCTGCCAATGTGGCGGCCAATACGGGCGAACTGGTGCAGGAACTGGTCTCCATCGCGCGCACCATGCTCGAGCGCACCGCCAGTCTGGAAAGGGATATGGCGCGCTCGATGCTGGAAACCCGCGCCCTGCGCCGCAGCCTCGAACAGGCCCGCCGCAGCGCCGAGGAGGACCACCTGACCGGCCTGCCCAACCGGCGCGCCTTTGAGCATCGCTTTGCCGCCGAATTTGCCGGCGCGCGCGATGCAGGCGATCAACTGGCGGTGGCCTTTTGCGATATCGACAATTTCAAGCGCATCAATGACGAACATGGTCATGAAGCGGGCGACCGGGTGCTGCGCAATGTGGCCTCGGCGCTGACACGGATTTCCGATGACCGCTGCCATGTGGCGCGCCATGGGGGCGAGGAATTTGTCGTCCTGCTGCGCGGGCGTTCGCTGCATCAGGCGTGGGAATTGCTCGACGATGCGCGCGCGGCTCTTGCGGAACGGCGGATGGTCAACCGCGCCACCGATATGCCCATCGGCAAGGTCACGTTTTCGGCCGGGATTGCCGATGTGTTTTCCTTTGCCGATTCGCGCGCCGCGCTGCGCGCCGCCGACCGCGCCTTGTATCGGGCCAAAGCCGAAGGACGAAACCGCGTGATCGTGGCCGAACCCTCGCCGGAGGAACGGGCGCGAAACCGCCCTGTCAGCAAATAA
- a CDS encoding GcrA family cell cycle regulator — translation MSWTEERIDKLTRMWEGGATASQIAEELGGVSRNAVIGKAHRLGLKARPSPVKSNDRHEEAAPAPVQAAPPPRPAPVEAPAPRAATPAPRPAPAAPVAPPPAPVAAAPAAPSGDAPAAPPAPRIVSVGPGGFLRQGPGEQQAPIPPAPPRRLVPAKPSADIADKTSLLDLNDRICRWPMGHPGEPDFHFCGEKVNPGFPYCVEHCGRAYQAQLPRGHRRPPPPLPFGNPRVR, via the coding sequence ATGAGCTGGACCGAAGAACGCATCGACAAACTGACCCGCATGTGGGAAGGCGGCGCCACCGCCAGCCAGATCGCAGAGGAATTGGGCGGCGTGTCGCGCAATGCCGTGATCGGCAAGGCGCACCGTCTTGGGCTGAAAGCCCGCCCCAGCCCGGTCAAGTCGAATGATCGCCACGAGGAAGCCGCGCCCGCCCCGGTTCAGGCCGCCCCGCCGCCGCGCCCCGCCCCGGTCGAAGCGCCCGCGCCCCGCGCTGCGACCCCCGCTCCGCGTCCGGCGCCCGCCGCGCCGGTGGCCCCGCCCCCCGCGCCGGTTGCCGCCGCGCCCGCCGCGCCTTCGGGCGATGCTCCGGCGGCCCCGCCTGCCCCGCGCATCGTCTCGGTCGGCCCCGGCGGCTTTCTCCGTCAGGGTCCGGGCGAACAGCAGGCCCCCATTCCCCCCGCCCCGCCGCGCCGTCTGGTGCCCGCCAAGCCCAGCGCCGATATTGCCGACAAGACCAGCCTGCTGGATCTCAACGACCGTATCTGCCGCTGGCCGATGGGCCATCCGGGCGAACCGGATTTCCATTTCTGCGGCGAGAAGGTGAACCCCGGTTTCCCCTATTGCGTCGAACATTGCGGCCGCGCCTATCAGGCGCAATTGCCGCGTGGCCATCGCCGCCCACCCCCGCCGCTGCCTTTTGGCAATCCGCGCGTGCGATAA
- a CDS encoding ABC transporter permease translates to MADQPRNAAQTAAITDDSQVRPRLRQFPVQGEPLIHGINRLGLWTLYMKEVRRFIKVQTQTIWAPAVTTLLFLVIFTVAMGRGGRMVLGVNFATFVAPGLIMMGMMNNAFQNASFSFLAGKIQGTIVDFLTPPLTAAELMAGMIAGAMTRGILVGLALAGAMLLWPGVTLGVAHPWAVVWFGLMGTMLLSLIGLLSSVWAEKFDHNAAVTNFVVQPLALLSGTFYVIDNLSPAFQSVSRVNPFFYVISGFRFGFLGQSDIGATNQAVLHGALGLAALNAVIGVVTYLVLKSGWKLKG, encoded by the coding sequence ATGGCCGATCAACCCCGCAATGCCGCCCAGACCGCCGCAATCACCGATGATTCGCAGGTTCGCCCCCGTTTGAGGCAATTTCCTGTTCAAGGAGAGCCGCTGATCCATGGCATCAACCGCCTTGGCCTGTGGACTCTCTATATGAAAGAGGTGCGCCGCTTCATCAAGGTGCAGACCCAGACCATCTGGGCGCCGGCAGTGACGACTCTGCTGTTTCTGGTGATTTTCACCGTGGCGATGGGGCGCGGCGGGCGGATGGTGCTGGGGGTGAATTTCGCCACCTTTGTCGCGCCGGGCCTGATCATGATGGGCATGATGAACAATGCGTTCCAGAATGCCTCGTTCAGCTTCCTTGCGGGCAAGATCCAGGGCACGATTGTGGACTTCCTGACCCCGCCTCTGACGGCGGCCGAGTTGATGGCCGGGATGATTGCCGGGGCGATGACGCGCGGCATTCTGGTCGGGCTGGCGCTGGCAGGCGCCATGCTGCTGTGGCCGGGGGTGACGCTGGGCGTGGCCCATCCGTGGGCGGTGGTGTGGTTCGGGCTGATGGGCACGATGCTGCTCTCGCTGATCGGGCTGTTGTCCTCGGTCTGGGCGGAAAAGTTCGATCATAATGCTGCCGTCACCAATTTCGTGGTTCAGCCTCTGGCGCTGCTTTCGGGCACGTTTTATGTCATCGACAATCTTTCTCCGGCGTTTCAGTCGGTCAGCCGGGTTAACCCGTTCTTCTATGTGATTTCGGGTTTCCGCTTCGGCTTTCTGGGGCAAAGCGACATTGGCGCGACCAATCAGGCGGTGCTGCATGGCGCGCTGGGTCTGGCCGCGCTCAATGCGGTGATTGGCGTTGTGACCTATCTCGTGCTGAAATCGGGGTGGAAGCTCAAGGGCTGA
- the hspQ gene encoding heat shock protein HspQ — protein MDRTSFFSPQAGRRIDVPRAARARFAIGDVVRHRDHDFRGVVFDIDPVFANSEEWYESIPQELRPDRDQPYYHLFAESEEDSYIAYVSQQNLIRDTGGDPVEHPALPQVFEPFDGARYRLRAGLSH, from the coding sequence ATGGACAGAACGAGTTTCTTCTCTCCCCAGGCTGGACGTCGGATCGACGTACCCCGCGCCGCACGAGCCCGCTTTGCCATCGGCGATGTTGTACGCCACCGCGACCATGATTTTCGCGGCGTGGTGTTCGATATCGATCCGGTGTTCGCCAACAGCGAGGAATGGTACGAATCCATCCCGCAAGAGCTGCGCCCCGACCGCGACCAGCCCTATTACCACCTCTTTGCAGAGAGCGAGGAGGACAGCTATATCGCCTATGTCAGCCAACAGAACCTGATCCGCGACACAGGCGGCGATCCCGTCGAGCACCCTGCCCTGCCGCAGGTGTTCGAGCCGTTTGACGGGGCCCGCTACAGGCTGCGCGCCGGGTTGAGCCACTGA
- a CDS encoding class I SAM-dependent methyltransferase has protein sequence MKWRDQLDPMEAMLAPINAPLIAALDLAGHLRIAEIGAGGGATTRAIAAATPGSTIEGFDISPDLVEAAKARAGSIARFTLADVASFRPAEKFDRLASRFGVMFFEAPELAFANLHHWLRPGGKLAFAVWGPGKEVAFMASVRDAVAAVIDLPQPDPDAPGPCRYGDPSRLIALLDAAGFRDCAAKTWRGDLQVGGGMTPDAAAEFLLASSSAAGPLADAGAREQAEAHDRMTAVCAANLRDGAVWMPARVEIITATA, from the coding sequence GTGAAATGGCGCGACCAACTCGATCCGATGGAGGCGATGCTTGCACCGATCAATGCCCCGTTGATCGCCGCGCTCGATCTTGCCGGGCATTTACGGATCGCGGAGATCGGGGCGGGCGGCGGCGCCACAACGCGCGCCATTGCCGCCGCCACGCCCGGCAGCACGATCGAGGGTTTTGACATTTCGCCGGATCTTGTCGAGGCGGCCAAAGCCCGTGCGGGCAGCATCGCGCGCTTCACCCTTGCCGATGTCGCCAGTTTCCGGCCTGCGGAAAAGTTCGATCGCCTCGCATCGCGCTTCGGGGTCATGTTCTTCGAGGCGCCGGAACTTGCCTTTGCCAATCTGCACCACTGGCTGCGGCCGGGCGGCAAGCTGGCTTTCGCGGTTTGGGGGCCCGGCAAAGAGGTGGCCTTTATGGCCAGTGTGCGCGATGCGGTGGCGGCGGTGATCGATCTGCCCCAGCCCGACCCGGATGCGCCCGGGCCCTGCCGCTATGGCGATCCATCAAGGTTGATCGCGCTGCTGGACGCCGCCGGGTTTCGCGATTGCGCCGCCAAGACCTGGCGCGGCGACCTGCAGGTCGGCGGCGGGATGACGCCCGATGCGGCAGCGGAATTTCTACTTGCATCCTCGTCTGCGGCCGGGCCGCTGGCCGACGCCGGAGCCCGCGAACAGGCCGAGGCCCATGACCGTATGACCGCAGTTTGCGCCGCCAACTTGCGCGATGGCGCCGTCTGGATGCCGGCGCGCGTGGAAATCATCACCGCCACTGCCTGA
- a CDS encoding HlyD family secretion protein: MRSRRILAGVVLLLLAAVAYWAWHHFMDRAALPEWVLHSNGRIEMTRTDIAVKYPGRLTSLTVREGDLVQAGQVVAEQDDADVLAQLDAARASRERALGGLARARGEQAAHRSQAELARLNWSETAALHARDMVSDVELKQRNLALAGEAGGYEAAGGAIGEARGAIAQADAQIRLVSAIRADLHIRAPGPGRVEYRIVEPGAMMAPGGKLLSIVNPDDVYLTIFVPSAVVSRIRIGDEARIVPQGFTHALPARVGFVSPEAQFTPKFVETANERDNLSYRVKLQIPVEVARRFAGVLKAGMTADGYVRTDPGKSWSLLGPDLGTAGR; encoded by the coding sequence ATGAGATCTCGTCGCATTCTTGCCGGGGTGGTCCTGCTGTTGCTGGCGGCGGTGGCCTATTGGGCATGGCACCATTTTATGGATCGCGCCGCCCTTCCCGAATGGGTCTTGCACAGCAATGGCCGGATCGAGATGACCCGGACCGATATTGCGGTGAAATATCCCGGGCGGCTGACCTCCCTGACGGTCCGCGAAGGCGATCTGGTTCAGGCGGGGCAGGTCGTGGCCGAGCAGGACGATGCGGATGTGCTGGCCCAGCTTGATGCGGCCAGAGCCTCGCGCGAAAGGGCATTGGGCGGCCTTGCCCGCGCGCGGGGCGAGCAGGCCGCGCATCGCAGTCAGGCCGAACTCGCCCGGCTCAACTGGTCGGAAACCGCCGCGCTCCATGCGCGCGACATGGTTTCCGATGTGGAGCTGAAACAGCGCAATCTGGCGCTGGCGGGCGAGGCAGGCGGGTATGAGGCGGCAGGCGGCGCCATTGGCGAGGCGCGCGGCGCGATTGCCCAGGCCGATGCCCAGATCCGGCTGGTTTCGGCCATCCGCGCCGATCTGCATATCCGGGCGCCGGGTCCGGGCCGGGTGGAATATCGCATTGTGGAGCCGGGCGCGATGATGGCTCCCGGCGGCAAGCTCTTGTCGATCGTCAACCCCGATGATGTCTATCTGACCATCTTCGTGCCCTCTGCCGTTGTCTCGCGCATCCGGATCGGCGATGAGGCGCGTATTGTGCCGCAGGGTTTTACCCACGCCTTGCCCGCCCGCGTCGGCTTTGTCTCGCCCGAGGCGCAGTTCACGCCCAAATTCGTTGAGACCGCCAATGAGCGCGACAACCTCTCCTATCGGGTGAAGCTGCAGATACCTGTGGAGGTGGCGCGGCGGTTTGCGGGCGTGCTGAAGGCCGGGATGACGGCCGATGGCTATGTCCGCACCGATCCGGGCAAATCCTGGTCTTTACTGGGGCCTGATCTGGGAACAGCGGGGCGATGA
- the rbbA gene encoding ribosome-associated ATPase/putative transporter RbbA: protein MTGAEGMGAMAITLEDVSHHYGPVQSLENVSLQLPRGGAVAFVGPDGVGKSTLLGLISGVKRVQQGRVGVLGFDLARRGDRSAFLSRVAYMPQGLGRNLYPTLSVAENIDFFGRLFGLGGAERRAHMQRLLEATGLAPFPDRPAGKLSGGMKQKLGLCCALVHDPDLLILDEPTTGVDPLSRRQFWELVDAMRAERPELTVLVSTAYMEEAERFDHLVAMDDGRIIAQGPTRDILAQTGAATLEQAYISLLPEAKRPAGELMNVAPWQDKGEAPAIEAQHLVRRFGDFVAVDDVSFRIGRGEIFGFLGSNGCGKTTTMKMLTGLLDASSGTATLFGRPITAGDMQTRMRVGYMSQAFSLYEELTVEQNLALHARLYRVPQAEAGALVNEVMAQYALLDHARALPAALPLGIRQRLQLAAACLHKPEILILDEPTSGVDPAARDMFWGHLLRLSREDGVTIFVSTHFMNEAERCDRISLMDRGRVLAVGTPAELTRQYHAQRLEDAFIAVLEDNSAEAATAATPKPAGPEQGVADNRQGGLAGWLGFAWAFARREATELARDRIRMGFALAGPIILLCICAFSISFDVQNIRMAVLDHDQSATSRDLIRRFEGSRYFVETRPVESEEDAHVRLREGRVQMVLDIPPAFGRDLAAGRKPDLGVFIDGASPFLAANIQGYADAIILAYSLDRLGAASTAVALPASIEPRFIYNQDFRSIYAITPGVLMLTMILIPAMLTALGIVREKEIGSIINLYASPAGAGAFLIGKQAPYVALAMVSYASLVALIVTVLGVPLKGSLLALTVGALLFVLASTGLGMMISTFVRTQVAAIFATALICLIPSVNFSGLLYPVSTLLDGSYWIGVIFPSSWFQIISLGTFTKGLGLASFGTAYLALGLFALMVIMASRLMLGKQET from the coding sequence ATGACCGGGGCGGAGGGCATGGGCGCAATGGCCATCACCCTTGAGGATGTTTCCCATCATTATGGCCCGGTTCAGTCCCTTGAAAATGTCAGCCTGCAATTGCCGCGCGGCGGGGCGGTTGCCTTTGTCGGGCCCGATGGGGTGGGCAAATCCACGCTGCTGGGCCTGATTTCCGGCGTGAAGCGGGTTCAGCAGGGCAGGGTCGGCGTCCTTGGCTTCGACCTTGCGCGGCGGGGCGACCGTTCCGCATTCCTGTCCCGCGTGGCCTATATGCCGCAGGGGTTGGGGCGCAATCTCTACCCCACGCTGTCCGTCGCCGAGAATATCGACTTTTTCGGCCGCCTGTTCGGGCTGGGCGGGGCCGAACGGCGCGCGCATATGCAGCGCCTGCTGGAGGCGACGGGGCTTGCGCCCTTTCCTGACCGGCCGGCGGGCAAGCTGTCGGGCGGGATGAAGCAGAAACTGGGCCTGTGCTGCGCGCTGGTTCATGACCCGGACCTGCTGATTCTGGACGAGCCGACAACGGGCGTCGATCCCCTGTCGCGGCGACAGTTCTGGGAACTGGTCGATGCCATGCGGGCCGAGCGGCCCGAACTGACCGTGCTGGTCTCGACCGCCTATATGGAAGAGGCCGAGCGCTTCGATCATCTGGTGGCGATGGATGATGGGCGCATCATCGCGCAGGGGCCGACGCGCGACATTCTGGCGCAAACCGGGGCCGCCACGCTGGAGCAAGCCTATATCAGCCTGCTGCCCGAGGCGAAGCGGCCTGCGGGTGAATTGATGAATGTCGCGCCATGGCAGGACAAGGGCGAGGCGCCCGCGATAGAAGCGCAGCATCTGGTGCGCCGGTTCGGCGATTTCGTGGCGGTCGATGATGTCAGCTTTCGGATCGGCCGGGGCGAGATCTTCGGCTTTCTGGGCTCGAACGGTTGCGGCAAGACCACGACCATGAAGATGCTGACCGGATTGCTCGATGCGAGCAGCGGGACCGCAACCCTGTTCGGGCGGCCGATCACCGCCGGAGACATGCAGACGAGGATGCGTGTCGGCTATATGTCGCAGGCTTTTTCGCTCTATGAAGAATTGACCGTCGAGCAGAATCTGGCTCTGCACGCCCGCCTCTATCGCGTGCCGCAGGCCGAGGCGGGGGCGCTGGTGAATGAGGTGATGGCGCAATATGCGCTGCTCGATCATGCCCGCGCCCTGCCTGCCGCGCTGCCGTTGGGCATACGCCAGCGGCTGCAACTGGCGGCGGCCTGTCTGCACAAGCCCGAAATCCTGATCCTTGACGAGCCGACCTCGGGCGTCGATCCGGCGGCCCGCGACATGTTCTGGGGCCATTTGCTGCGCCTCTCGCGCGAGGATGGCGTGACCATCTTTGTCTCGACCCATTTCATGAACGAGGCCGAGCGGTGCGACCGGATTTCGCTGATGGATCGCGGGCGGGTGCTGGCGGTGGGAACACCGGCCGAACTGACGCGCCAATATCATGCGCAGCGTTTGGAGGATGCCTTCATTGCGGTGCTGGAGGATAATTCGGCCGAAGCGGCGACCGCCGCGACCCCGAAACCGGCCGGGCCGGAACAGGGCGTGGCCGACAACAGGCAGGGCGGATTGGCCGGATGGCTGGGCTTCGCCTGGGCCTTTGCCCGGCGCGAGGCGACCGAGCTGGCGCGCGACCGCATCCGCATGGGCTTTGCGCTGGCGGGGCCGATCATCCTCTTGTGCATTTGCGCCTTCAGCATTTCCTTTGACGTGCAGAACATCCGCATGGCGGTGCTCGACCACGATCAGAGCGCGACCAGCCGCGATCTGATCCGCCGCTTTGAGGGTTCACGCTATTTCGTGGAAACCCGCCCCGTAGAAAGCGAGGAAGACGCGCATGTGCGCCTGCGTGAGGGCCGCGTCCAGATGGTGCTGGATATTCCGCCCGCCTTTGGGCGCGATCTGGCCGCGGGGCGCAAGCCGGATCTGGGGGTTTTCATCGATGGCGCCAGCCCCTTTCTGGCCGCAAACATCCAGGGTTATGCCGATGCGATCATTCTGGCCTATTCGCTTGACAGGCTCGGGGCCGCCTCCACCGCAGTCGCGCTGCCCGCCTCGATCGAGCCGCGTTTCATCTACAATCAGGATTTTCGCAGCATCTATGCCATCACGCCGGGCGTGCTGATGCTGACGATGATCCTGATCCCCGCGATGCTGACGGCGCTTGGCATCGTGCGCGAAAAGGAGATCGGCTCGATCATCAACCTCTATGCCTCGCCTGCGGGGGCCGGGGCGTTCCTGATCGGCAAGCAGGCCCCCTATGTCGCTCTGGCCATGGTCAGTTACGCCAGCCTTGTGGCCCTGATCGTGACCGTTCTGGGGGTGCCGCTCAAAGGGTCGCTGCTGGCACTGACGGTGGGGGCGCTGCTGTTCGTGCTGGCGTCCACGGGCCTTGGCATGATGATCTCGACCTTTGTGCGCACACAGGTCGCCGCGATTTTCGCCACCGCGCTGATCTGCCTCATCCCTTCGGTGAATTTTTCGGGCCTGCTCTATCCGGTCTCGACGCTCCTCGACGGCAGCTATTGGATCGGCGTCATCTTTCCCTCCTCGTGGTTTCAGATCATCAGTCTGGGCACCTTTACCAAGGGTCTTGGTCTGGCCAGTTTCGGCACAGCCTATCTGGCGCTGGGGCTGTTTGCCCTCATGGTCATCATGGCCTCACGGCTCATGCTCGGAAAGCAGGAGACATGA